The genomic interval AGTCCCACGGCCCATCGCTGTCCGAGGGAGATAGCGACTTCGTATTCGCGATCGCGTAAAATCCCCAGTAAGTTCCCCCAGTCTGCCGGAGAGTTACGGTCTTTAAAGTCAAAGGGAATAACGCGACGAACAGATTGATTAACTCGATACGCTCCCTTCGACCGGGGTTCGACGATCGCATCAATCTCTGCTTCGGGATATGACTGTTTGAGGCGATCGAGAGTAGGGAAAAACAGAATCTGATCGCCAATTCCACCGGGAACGAGAGCTACTACTTTCATTATCTTTGTAGAATCCATCAATGCCTGTATTGTATAGCTCAATAGAGGATACGGAATCAAAAGACTATTGGAACTATGCATTTATTAATTCCAGCAGCGGGAATGGGGAAGCGCATGGGGAGCGATCGCAATAAGCTCCTGCTAACGGTGTTGGGCGATCCGCTAATTGCCTGGACCCTGCGCGCTGCCGAGAGTTCGGAGCAGGTGGAGTGGATCGGAATTATGGGACAGCCGACGGATTTTCCGGCATTCGAGCAGATTTTGCACGATCTCGCGTTGCAAACGCCAGTACAGTTAATTGTCGGTGGAGAAACGCGGCAAGAATCGGTTTACAATGGCTTGCAAGCGCTGCCGGAGGGAGCCGAACGGGTATTAGTTCACGATGGAGCGCGCTGTTTGGCGACGGCTGAACTGTTTGACCGCTGTGCCACGGCCCTCGAACAGTGTCCGGGACTTATTGCCGCTATTCCAGTGAAGGATACAATTAAGGTGGTCGATGCCAATCGAGTTATTCAGGATACGCCCAACCGCGCCAATCTTTGGGCGGCGCAAACCCCCCAGGGATTTGAGGTGGCGAAAATTAAAGCCTGTCACGACAAAGGGCGGCAGTTGGGATGGGAAGTAACCGATGATGCGGCTCTGTTCGAGAAATGTCAGCTACCGGTGACCATCGTACCGGGAGAAGAAACCAATATTAAGGTAACCACTCCCATCGATTTGGCGATCGCCGAGCTAATTTTGCGCCAGCGCCAGACATCAGGCGATCGCAATTAGTCTAAATACTGTTGTAATACCAAATCCGTTTTATTGAGGATGTTTTCGGGGTTTGCCGTAGAGACAAGGCATGCCTTGTCTCTACTGGGTTTCGGTTAATTCTTGAATCTAGTCTGTGGTAACTGGATTTGGTATAACAAGTCTTCAATTTTTTCCAATTGAAAGTCTTTAGCAAGGTGGAGTAGGACGGTAGAAAACTCTCTTTGATTCCAAACGAACATAGCGATCGTGACAGCCGTTACGATAATTTAGGAAACAATGGATACTATGGATATTATAGTCTCTCAGTCCAACAGTTATGACTACTCTCCCGGATTTTTCGTTTTTTCCGACTCGATTATTGGCTGCCGAGTTTGACGATCTCATCTTCCTGAGCGATACAGGCTTTGGAGATTCGTTACTCAGTTATCCTGGAGGATTATGGGCGTTAAATGGGAATGATACAATTTCCGGATCGGCATTGAGCGAAGTCATTTTAGGCAATGCAAATAATGACGTACTGCGGGGAGGATTTGGCAGCGATCGCTTGTTGGGAGGTCAGCATGATGACCTACTCTTCGGCGAAGGAGATGGAGACTTGTTGCGGGGAGATTTGGGTAACGATCGACTCTTTGGTGAAGCTGGGAACGATACCTTACGCGGGGGAGCTGGAAACGATCTGCTCAATGGAAATATCGGTCACGATTTCCTCATGGGAGATTTAGGGACGGATAGTTTGGTTGGAGAAGTTGGTTTTGATACATTTGTTTTGCGCACGGATGATGCCAGTCCGGGGCCGAGTTTAGTCGATCGCATTCTCGACTGGAACCCGAATGAAGATTTAATTGGGTTAACTGAGAACGTAACCTTTTTTAATCTCCATTTTGATACGACGCAAAATGTAGCTGGAGGAGGCGCCAACGATACGTTAATTACCATTGGTTTTAACGGCCCGAGTTTGGGAATTTTAGTAGACTATACCTTGGGTTTGGGCCCGGCGAATTTTATTTCCCTCACTCCAGCAGACGAGCAGATCGGGACGAATATCTTTTTTCCTCCGATCCCTTAGAGCCTATTTAATAAGGAATTTAATAAGGAAAAGTTTAGAAAAATCACAAACATCAAAGCATATAGTTAATTGAAATAACACTGAGACATAAAATCGCAAGACTAATGAGAGCTGAGCGGAGCCGAAGCTCGGACACCGCAAGCAACCCGGACTTCGACTGCGCTCAGTCCTCACATAATCATTTGTCTCACTGTTAATCGAATTGACTATAGCTCAATTTTGCTTGAGTGCAACAAACGCCATATCATCAAACACTTTATACTGACCGATATGTTCGCGCACATCCTGAAGAACGGCTTGACAAATTTCTCGAGCAGATAAATGACGATTGGCACAGGTGACTTCAGCAATGCGATCGATTCCATATCTAACTCTCTGGCTGTTTGGCGCTTCTGGAATACCATCGGTATAGAGCACAACCACATCTCCAGGATTGAGTTCGATCTCATGGTAGGCAATAAACTGGGTAATCTCCAGTTCTAACCCCACGGGTAGTCCGAGGTCCATAGTATCTATCCGCTCGATCTTGCCATCATGACGAACCACAATTGTTTCCTCATGCTGACCGCTAACGCACAATCTTCCATGACTATAATCCAACAGAGCAAGAGTCATGCTCTTATCTGAATTCATCCGTTCGATATTGCGATAGAGAGTACGATTAACAATGGAAAGAAACTCTACCGGATCGGTTTGTTCGCTCTCTTGCAAGGTGCGAATTGCCGTTTGTGCCATAATCATAATCAGACAGCTTTCGAGACCGTGACTGGTAACATCGCCGATGCCAATTTTCAGACGGTCTCCGTTCGCGAGAATATCGTAATAATCTCCCCCCACATCTTCCGCAGGTTCCATAAATCCGGCAATATCTAAAGATGAGATAGATTCTAACTCGGAAGCAGGAGGTAAAACCATCTCTTGCATTCGGCGAATGATATCAATTTCTGCATTTAAGTATAAGTTTTCTGCTTTGAGAGATTTAATGTTCAACTGAGTGCGCAACCGAGCTAATAACTCATCTTTTGCGATCGGTTTCGTTAAATAATCATTGGCTCCCAAATTCAAACCCGTGACGATATCCTGAATTTGAGTTTTTGCTGTTAATAAAACAATGGGAAGTTCGGTGGAATTAAACTGAGTACGCAAGTGTTGCGTCACCTCATAGCCAGTCATTTTTGGCATCATCACATCCAAGAGAATCAAATCTAGTTTTAAGCCATCTTGAATTAAATCCAAGGCTTCTTGCCCCGTACTAGCTTGGTAAATTAAATAATCTTGCAAGGAAAGATGATTGACTAATACTTGCCGATTTACCGGTTCGTCATCAACAATTAAAATTTTAATTTTTGTCGGATCGTCAATGAGATTGTCTGAGGGAATATTGAGAATTTCTGCTTCGGCGATCGCCGGTACGTGACGAAATGCAAGAGTCGAGACATTAGTTGCGTTATTATTCTCTACATTAGCTTCCGCAATCGGCAACGTAAAGGTAAAAATTGAACCATGATTCACCTGAGAGGTAACGCTAATGGTTCCGCCATGGAGTTCCACTAATTGTTTTGTAATTGCTAATCCCAAACCGGTTCCACCATACTCGCGATCGGTAGAACTTTCAGCTTGTTCAAAGGAATCGAAAATGCGATCGAATTTATCTGGTGGAATTCCAATTCCGGTATCGTAAATCGAGATTGATAATTCCGAGCTATTCCCCGGCCGATAAAATTGTTCGGCCGCAATTCTTACCGTTCCAGATGCAGTGAATTTAATCGCATTTCCCAGTAAATTATATAAGATTTGCTGCAAGCGGTCTTCATCGGCATACGCGGCAGGAAATTCAAACGGTATATCATTAACCAATTCAATTTTCTTGTCGCCGATTAACGGTTTGCATAAAATCAATACTAATTCCGCGATCGCCCGCAAGTCTACTGGCTTGAGTTGCAGAGAAATGGTCTTGTGTTGCAGCTTCGAGAAATCGAGAATATCATTCACTAAATTCGACAAGCGTCGCCCGCTAGAGACAATCGTAAATAAGTTAGATTGAGTGGCTAAGGATAACTTACCAGTCACGCCATCAATCAACGATTCGGCAATTCCAATAATCCCATTTAGAGGCGTCCTCAACTCGTGAGAAGTATTGGCCAAAAATTCGTTTTTAATTCGGTCGAGTTGCTGTAGCTCTTCATTTTTTTGAGCTAAGTCTTCTTTTTGTTCTTCCAAAGTTTGAAACGAAGACCTCAGTTGTTCTGCCATGGAATTAAACGATCGCGCCAGTTCTCCCAGCTCGTCCGAGCGATTAATATCAACCGTTTGTTGCCACTGTCCGCTCGATAGTTTTTTCGCTGCTTCGTTTAAATTAAAAATGGCTTGCACGATCCATCGCGAGGTAATACTACCGATAACTGTTGCCACGGCTAATGCAGTAATACAGAGCAGAATTGTGGTGCGAGTATTTTCATTAATTTTAGCCATGAAATCGGCTTCCGGAACGATCGCAACAATTAACCAATCCAAACCGTATTCATCTCCATAGGGAGTCACTTGGACTAGTTGCCATTGTCCCTCATGCTTAAATCGCAACTGCGTCGGGCGATCGATGCGATCGAGCTGTGTAAATTCATCGAACAAAAAAATGGCTGTATGTTTAATTAATAAATTATCGCTTTCAGTGGCGAGCAAGCGTTTGGGATCGTCTTTAGTTTCTATAAATGGCAGATTCTTTGTGGACGAGGCAACTAATAAACCATTGCGTTCCACGATAAACGTTTCGCCAGTTTGACCAATTTCTAGAGTACTGAGAAAATTGGAGATCGTTAGCAAGGAGAGATCGACGCCAAAAATTGCTTCGAGATCGCCGTCTTGGTTATAGTAAGGAGACAGAGCGGGTAACGCTAAATTGGCATAAGGATAAAGCCAAACATAAATCTCTCCCCACACTTGTTTTCCCGCTTTTTTTCCTGCCAGATACCACGGACGATCGACCATACTATAATTTGGAAATGACGACAACAACTCTGCGCGATCGCCCTTATTATTTGTCCCATAAGTATCATAGCTGCGATCGATATTCTCCACAGACCAATAGCCAATATTAGGCAGTCCATTGGGGACGTATTCTGCACCCACTAGAAGAGTACTTCCTTCTGCCACATAGATATATGAAGCCTCTGGAAATAACTGAATTTGCTGCCAAAAATGGCGCTCTAAAGCATTGGTATCTTTTAGGGAAATTTTCTCTAACTCGAGATCGTTGCTATTAATCCGATTAATTAAATGAGGCTGTTCTAAATAAGTATTGAGATGTTCGACAATGCGGCTGGTAATTTCACTGCGTAACTGCGTAGCTAACTCATCAACAGCCTCCTGTCCGTTCCGAAATGACCAATATCCAGTCAGTCCAACTACCGCAAAAATTTGGACTACAAAAGGAACAATTAATACCATTCTTAACGGGACTCTGCCGGATGCTCGAGCCATCCATCGGTTGAACAATACCATCAATGGATAAAACCTCCTAGAGGAACGCAGGATTACCAGTCGGGACAGCCTTCTTATCCGTCCGATACCCAATCCAGTTTAGAAAAGATATAAACAGAATCCGCTATGGTTTACTACGCAAGCCGTTCCATTTTTCATATACACCCTGTGGTAGTCAGATCTGGTATGACCCAATGTTTAGGCTGTACTCCACAACCGCACGAGGTGCCGTATTATCCCGACTGCTCCTCAGATACTGCCTCATCCAGTATGCCTGACGATCGCAAGCGACCTAATTGATATTGAGCATCTTCATAACACCCGACTCGTCCCATGGTCAAACAGAGTTCGGAAGTTTGTTTAAAATCAGCGATCGCCTTTTCCGTTTGCCCTTTCTGTTGATAAGCTAAACCTCGGTCGTAATAGGCTAGCGCAAAATCCGGTTTGCGCTCGATCGCCAACCCAAAATCAGCGATCGCGCCATCGAGATCTCCTAAATCCAACCGGGTTAACCCCCGATTATGATACGGAACTCCATCCTGCGGATCGAGACGAATGGCAATATTATAATCCTCGAGAGCGCCTTGCACGTCCTTTTGCTTCCGCCGGGCCAAACCGCGATTTTGATAAGCAAAACCGTCCGTTGGTTCCAAATTAATCGCTTGGGTGCAATCGGCGATCGCTCGGTCTTGATCTCCCACATTCGACCAAGATAAACAGCGATTGAGATAGGCCGCGCTCAAGGTAGGATCGATTTTCAGAGCTTCCGTATAGTCTAATATCGCCCCTTTATCATCTCCCAAATCCGAGAGAACGCTACCGCGATTGACATAAGCTTCCACAAAGGTAGGATCGGCTTCAATAACTTGAGTATAGTCCGATCGCGCTCCCTGGCGATCGCCCAACTTAAAGCGAACATTGCCCCGTTGATAGTAAGCTTGGTTTGCCTCAGTTTCCAGAGCAATGGCTTGGGTTAAATCTGCCAAGGCCGCCTCGAGATTGCCCAAATCTTGGTACAACATAGCGCGATTATAATAAGCCCGACCGTTTTTAGGCTGCTTTGCGATCGTTTCTCCATACACTCGCAAAGCTTGCTCCGGATTTCCTTCTGCGACATGGGTTTCCGCTTGCTTGAGTCCTCGCCCTCCTAACCCAGGTAGAGATAAATAACTCGAGCCTAAGGCCACCCCAATCAAGACCAAACTGCCCAAAGCCACCGTTAACGGCACTAAATAGCGGCGATTGGCTGGCTCCTTTGTAGAGGTAGACGTTGGAGGAGGGGGCGGTGGAGGAGACATAGGTAGAGATTCTCCAGATGAGGAAGGAACAGCCATTTGCGGGACTAATTTTGCGGGTTCCGACCGAACTAGGGAGCTAGGGCCGGAACTTGGCGGTTTACCTGACTTAATATTGCGCAAATCTTCGAGGACGCTGCTGGCTAATTGATAGCGCTGTTTCGTATCGGTGGCAATCATTTTATCGAGCAGATCGATCAGTTGACTGTCAGCCTTAACGCCATCGTGCCAGTCTGCAGACTGCTTGCCCCGCAATGTGGATAACTCGAGCAAGCTTTGCCCCGTCAACAACTGAATCGCAATCATGCCCAATGAATACAGATCGCTATTGAAATGAGCCTGTCCTTGGTCTTGTTCCGGAGAGACATAAACTCCAGCCCCATTACTTTGCGCCTTCAGCAATTGCATTTGGGACTTCATCACCTGAGTGCCAATTTCTTTAAAGATTCCAAAGCCAGTGAGGACAATCAGATTGTCAGATTTGCGCCGGATCAAATTAGATGGCTTAATCGAACGATGGATGAGACCGCGACTGTGTACGAAGGCGAGCACTTCCAGCACTTCGGTCAGTATGGCGATCGCCCGCTCCTCCGACCAAGGAAGAGTAGACTCCATTTCTTCTTGTAAGGAAGAGCCAACAATAAATTCTTCTACTAGATAAAAGCTTTGACTTTCCTCAAACGAATCTAAAATCTGCGGAATTTGCGGGTGAGAGCCAACACCTTTCAAGGTATCAGCCTTCTTATTCAGTAAAATTAAGCTAAATTCCAAAGTTTTCGGATTATTGCCAGGAAGTTTAAATTGCTTAACAACACACCGAGGGTGACCGGGCTGATGAGTATCTCCAACTAGATGGGTTTGACCGAGTTGATTGGAGCCGAGGGTTTTAATAAATTGATATCGTTGGTTAAGCAGCCGTTCCATGTGGGAGGTTTCTGGTTGTTTGGAGGTCATTTGATTTGCACTCATTCTGACATAACGGTTGAAGGACTACAGAAGCTAAGGTTATTGCTATAATTGACCCGATTGAGTTTGACCGTAAAGATCGAGATATAAGTAATTGATGAGAGCGATCGCGCTCAACGTTTAGATAATAGTTTTAGGTATAAGCCCTATCCAAAAACAGCAACATTGAATACGATGCTATGGTATCATTAACGATAGTCCGATAAAATTGAAGATCGTACACCGAAATCGGGTAATCCAAACGAGGGAAGACACTATGGCTGTTGAAAAAGTAAACTCTTCATCAAGTCTCGGAGAAGTCATCGATCGCATTCTTGACAAAGGCATTGTCATTGATGCTTGGGTTCGAGTTTCTCTGGTGGGAATCGAGCTACTGGCGATTGAAGCTCGCGTGGTTATTGCCTCCGTCGAGACCTACCTCAAATATGCTGAAGCAGTTGGTCTGACCACTCAAGCTGCCGTTCCAGCCGTATAATAAGGCGCTCTGCTGCATTTGATTTTACCGAGAGGAAAAGAAGCGAGATATTTCCTCTCGGGCTAACTCTAGGGGAAGATGGAGAACACCTATGGCTCTGATAGACCAGTGGCGATCGCAAAGACACCAGCGGCAACTCGACGATCGCAACCGCCGAGTTGCAGTCCAAACCCACATTCAACGCTTAAATACTCAACGGCAGTTAGAGACTCAGCAGCTCCAGGCAAATTTACACCAATTTCGCAACGACCTAGCCCGCTCGGAAGCCGATCGCTCTCTGGAGGCACAAGAGCGACAATCCAAGCTCCAAGCCACCATCGTTCAGTGGCAACAATACACCCAAACATCTCTCCAACAGGCTCGCAGCCATCGCCAAGAGCAACATCAAGCCTTACAACACGAACTCCAAGAATATATTGAAGACCTGCGGCTGCAAATTGCCAGCTATTTTCAATACCTCGAAGAACTGCGCCAACAGCGCCAGGAAGACATTGAAGAGCGCAAAGCCAATTTCGCGACCTTCCAAGTTGAAGCGCAAGAGCACCTACAGCATTGCAGTCGCGATCGCCAGAGCAGGGCAAGAGCGGAACAATTAGAACGGCATAACCACCGAATGAACTTGTATCGATCGGTCTGGGGAGATGGAGAACTCCCAGAATTGCCTGCCCCGACTCCAGCGCCAGAACCAATAGCCGTAAAACCAACCCCTTCAACTCCCCAGACCACCTCCGCTCCCCTACCTCCATCGGATACAGAAACCATAAATTTTAGTTCCACCGAAGAAGAACAAGTTTATACATTCCTCCAAAAGTCCCCGGACTCCCGGTTAAGTGCCATTGAAGGAGCGCTAGGGATTAACCGCATCCAAGCCGTCGATACCCTCCGCTCGTTAATTAAGCGCGGTCTGGTCACTCAGCGCGATCGCCTCTACTCCGTCATCTAACCTCCTCATGCCCACCCTACTCAATGCCCGTTCTAAAGGGTTCGTCAATACCCCAACCCTAGAACGACTGACTGCCCGGGCCTTGCGATATCTCCAATCCGGCTTTGCCGTCCACCTGCGCGGCCCCGCCGGAACCGGCAAAACCACCCTCGCCCTACATTTAGCCGACCTCCTCAGTCGCCCCATCATGCTCATCTTCGGCGACGACGAACTGAAAACCTCCGATCTCATCGGCAACCAAGCCGGGTATACTCGCAAAAAAATTGTCGATAACTACATCCACAGCGTCGTCAAACTCGAAGACGAACTGCGGAAAAATTGGGTAGACTCTCGCCTCACCCTCGCTGCCAAAGAAGGCTTTACCCTAGTTTACGACGAATTCAATCGCTCTCGACCCGAAGTCAACAACGTCCTCCTCTCCACCCTCGAAGAAAAACTACTCGTCCTTCCTCCCAACAACAGCCGCAGCGAATACATCCGCGTCCATCCCCAATTTCGGGCCATTTTCACCTCTAACCCCGAAGAATATTGCGGCGTCCATGCCACCCAAGACGCCCTCCTCGACCGGTTGGTGACCTTAAATATGCCCGACCCCGAAGCCCAGACCCAAGTGGCTATTTTAGTGGAAAAAATCGGCGTTACTCCCGAAGAAGCTTCGACTATCGTCAATCTGGTCGTCGAGTTTCAGCAAACTACGGAAATGCCCAAAACCATGGGATTGCGATCGGGGTTAATGATTGCCAAAATTTGTCACGAACACCAAATTGCGATCGCTCTCGAACAGACAACCTTTCGCGAAGTTTGCGAAGATATCTTACTCTCGCGTACCGATCTCTCCCTCGCCTCTGCCCATCTCGCCTTGCAGAAAATTTTCCAGGGTTCCCGGAAGCAACCAACAACAACTCAACCCGCAGTCCCATCTGCACCCACCTCGGGCGCTTCTGGCTCAACTTTAGAGCGAGTTTATTCCTTCCTCTATCAAACCCAAGGCGCCAAACTTGCAGAAATTGAAACAACGATAGGTTTAAATCGGATCGAAACGGTCAATATTTTACGCAGCCTGATGGAACAAGGCAAAATTCGCCTGAACGAACAGCGCCAGTATATTCCGCAATAATCTCTACCCGATCCTGCACTACCCATGGCTCCTAACCCCCGTCCCATTACCTCACCCCAAAGTTCGACCCTTGCCGATGTTCTCGAGCGAGTGTTAGACAAAGGAGTCGTCATTGCCGGCGATATCTCCGTATCGGTGGGATCGACTGAGTTACTGAACGTGCGCATTCGCTTGCTCATTTCCTCAGTCGATAAAGCCAAAGAAATTGGGATTAACTGGTGGGAGAGCGATCCTTACTTGAGCAGTAACCACAAGCAACTGCAAGAAACGAACCAGCGCCTGCTCGAGCGCATCGAGCACTTGGAAACCCAACTAAAAACTTTACAAGGGTCGGCAGAAATTGAAGAGCCGAGTCCTTCGGAGTAAACTAATAGAGGTTGCGTGGAAAAGTTTGATGGCAAAAACATATATCTCTTCCGAACAGTATCGGCAAATGTTGGTCAAAGAGGGCGATCGCCGCTTCCAACAATGGCATACTCAATATTTAGACTATCAAAAACACTATCTCAAAGATATGGAGACGCGGAGACAACAGCGATCGGGTCACTCTAACTAATGCCCATTATTAATTATTAATTGTTAATTGATATGAATTCTTCCCCAATTATTCCCTCATCTGGCAATGCTCCGGACTCGGGATTAGCCCCCTTATTGCTAACCGTCGTGGAATTAATTCGTCAGTTAATGGAAGCGCAAGTAATCCGTCGCATGGATTCCCAATTACTAACCGATGAAGAATTAGACCGCGCGGCTGAAAGCTTGCAGCGATTGGAAGAACAGGTAATTAACTTATGCGATATTTTTGAGATCGATCCCGCCGATCTCAATATCGATCTGGGAGAAATTGGCTCGCTGTT from Roseofilum casamattae BLCC-M143 carries:
- a CDS encoding serine/threonine-protein kinase → MTSKQPETSHMERLLNQRYQFIKTLGSNQLGQTHLVGDTHQPGHPRCVVKQFKLPGNNPKTLEFSLILLNKKADTLKGVGSHPQIPQILDSFEESQSFYLVEEFIVGSSLQEEMESTLPWSEERAIAILTEVLEVLAFVHSRGLIHRSIKPSNLIRRKSDNLIVLTGFGIFKEIGTQVMKSQMQLLKAQSNGAGVYVSPEQDQGQAHFNSDLYSLGMIAIQLLTGQSLLELSTLRGKQSADWHDGVKADSQLIDLLDKMIATDTKQRYQLASSVLEDLRNIKSGKPPSSGPSSLVRSEPAKLVPQMAVPSSSGESLPMSPPPPPPPTSTSTKEPANRRYLVPLTVALGSLVLIGVALGSSYLSLPGLGGRGLKQAETHVAEGNPEQALRVYGETIAKQPKNGRAYYNRAMLYQDLGNLEAALADLTQAIALETEANQAYYQRGNVRFKLGDRQGARSDYTQVIEADPTFVEAYVNRGSVLSDLGDDKGAILDYTEALKIDPTLSAAYLNRCLSWSNVGDQDRAIADCTQAINLEPTDGFAYQNRGLARRKQKDVQGALEDYNIAIRLDPQDGVPYHNRGLTRLDLGDLDGAIADFGLAIERKPDFALAYYDRGLAYQQKGQTEKAIADFKQTSELCLTMGRVGCYEDAQYQLGRLRSSGILDEAVSEEQSG
- a CDS encoding gas vesicle protein; this translates as MAPNPRPITSPQSSTLADVLERVLDKGVVIAGDISVSVGSTELLNVRIRLLISSVDKAKEIGINWWESDPYLSSNHKQLQETNQRLLERIEHLETQLKTLQGSAEIEEPSPSE
- the ispD gene encoding 2-C-methyl-D-erythritol 4-phosphate cytidylyltransferase; the encoded protein is MHLLIPAAGMGKRMGSDRNKLLLTVLGDPLIAWTLRAAESSEQVEWIGIMGQPTDFPAFEQILHDLALQTPVQLIVGGETRQESVYNGLQALPEGAERVLVHDGARCLATAELFDRCATALEQCPGLIAAIPVKDTIKVVDANRVIQDTPNRANLWAAQTPQGFEVAKIKACHDKGRQLGWEVTDDAALFEKCQLPVTIVPGEETNIKVTTPIDLAIAELILRQRQTSGDRN
- a CDS encoding SpoIIE family protein phosphatase, with product MVLIVPFVVQIFAVVGLTGYWSFRNGQEAVDELATQLRSEITSRIVEHLNTYLEQPHLINRINSNDLELEKISLKDTNALERHFWQQIQLFPEASYIYVAEGSTLLVGAEYVPNGLPNIGYWSVENIDRSYDTYGTNNKGDRAELLSSFPNYSMVDRPWYLAGKKAGKQVWGEIYVWLYPYANLALPALSPYYNQDGDLEAIFGVDLSLLTISNFLSTLEIGQTGETFIVERNGLLVASSTKNLPFIETKDDPKRLLATESDNLLIKHTAIFLFDEFTQLDRIDRPTQLRFKHEGQWQLVQVTPYGDEYGLDWLIVAIVPEADFMAKINENTRTTILLCITALAVATVIGSITSRWIVQAIFNLNEAAKKLSSGQWQQTVDINRSDELGELARSFNSMAEQLRSSFQTLEEQKEDLAQKNEELQQLDRIKNEFLANTSHELRTPLNGIIGIAESLIDGVTGKLSLATQSNLFTIVSSGRRLSNLVNDILDFSKLQHKTISLQLKPVDLRAIAELVLILCKPLIGDKKIELVNDIPFEFPAAYADEDRLQQILYNLLGNAIKFTASGTVRIAAEQFYRPGNSSELSISIYDTGIGIPPDKFDRIFDSFEQAESSTDREYGGTGLGLAITKQLVELHGGTISVTSQVNHGSIFTFTLPIAEANVENNNATNVSTLAFRHVPAIAEAEILNIPSDNLIDDPTKIKILIVDDEPVNRQVLVNHLSLQDYLIYQASTGQEALDLIQDGLKLDLILLDVMMPKMTGYEVTQHLRTQFNSTELPIVLLTAKTQIQDIVTGLNLGANDYLTKPIAKDELLARLRTQLNIKSLKAENLYLNAEIDIIRRMQEMVLPPASELESISSLDIAGFMEPAEDVGGDYYDILANGDRLKIGIGDVTSHGLESCLIMIMAQTAIRTLQESEQTDPVEFLSIVNRTLYRNIERMNSDKSMTLALLDYSHGRLCVSGQHEETIVVRHDGKIERIDTMDLGLPVGLELEITQFIAYHEIELNPGDVVVLYTDGIPEAPNSQRVRYGIDRIAEVTCANRHLSAREICQAVLQDVREHIGQYKVFDDMAFVALKQN
- the gvpN gene encoding gas vesicle protein GvpN, which encodes MPTLLNARSKGFVNTPTLERLTARALRYLQSGFAVHLRGPAGTGKTTLALHLADLLSRPIMLIFGDDELKTSDLIGNQAGYTRKKIVDNYIHSVVKLEDELRKNWVDSRLTLAAKEGFTLVYDEFNRSRPEVNNVLLSTLEEKLLVLPPNNSRSEYIRVHPQFRAIFTSNPEEYCGVHATQDALLDRLVTLNMPDPEAQTQVAILVEKIGVTPEEASTIVNLVVEFQQTTEMPKTMGLRSGLMIAKICHEHQIAIALEQTTFREVCEDILLSRTDLSLASAHLALQKIFQGSRKQPTTTQPAVPSAPTSGASGSTLERVYSFLYQTQGAKLAEIETTIGLNRIETVNILRSLMEQGKIRLNEQRQYIPQ
- a CDS encoding gas vesicle protein K, with protein sequence MNSSPIIPSSGNAPDSGLAPLLLTVVELIRQLMEAQVIRRMDSQLLTDEELDRAAESLQRLEEQVINLCDIFEIDPADLNIDLGEIGSLLPKEGYYPGEKSSDRASILELLDRLLHTGIVIQGDVDLGLAQLDLIHAKLRLILTSKPIDRSNNSETQPGRVGTAHLPN
- the gvpA gene encoding gas vesicle structural protein GvpA, with the protein product MAVEKVNSSSSLGEVIDRILDKGIVIDAWVRVSLVGIELLAIEARVVIASVETYLKYAEAVGLTTQAAVPAV
- a CDS encoding OmpH family outer membrane protein — translated: MALIDQWRSQRHQRQLDDRNRRVAVQTHIQRLNTQRQLETQQLQANLHQFRNDLARSEADRSLEAQERQSKLQATIVQWQQYTQTSLQQARSHRQEQHQALQHELQEYIEDLRLQIASYFQYLEELRQQRQEDIEERKANFATFQVEAQEHLQHCSRDRQSRARAEQLERHNHRMNLYRSVWGDGELPELPAPTPAPEPIAVKPTPSTPQTTSAPLPPSDTETINFSSTEEEQVYTFLQKSPDSRLSAIEGALGINRIQAVDTLRSLIKRGLVTQRDRLYSVI
- a CDS encoding calcium-binding protein, which codes for MTTLPDFSFFPTRLLAAEFDDLIFLSDTGFGDSLLSYPGGLWALNGNDTISGSALSEVILGNANNDVLRGGFGSDRLLGGQHDDLLFGEGDGDLLRGDLGNDRLFGEAGNDTLRGGAGNDLLNGNIGHDFLMGDLGTDSLVGEVGFDTFVLRTDDASPGPSLVDRILDWNPNEDLIGLTENVTFFNLHFDTTQNVAGGGANDTLITIGFNGPSLGILVDYTLGLGPANFISLTPADEQIGTNIFFPPIP